The following nucleotide sequence is from Alkalihalobacillus sp. LMS39.
CAATTTCTTTTTCAATACTTGCAAAATCTAATCGATCCGCATCTCTTACAACAGGTACAACTAAACCTTCTTCTGTAGATACGGCGACACCAATGTCATAGTGTTTTTTTACAATTATGTCGTCTCCTTGAATTTCCGCATTTAATAATGGATATTTTTTTAATCCTGCTATTATCGCTTTCGTAAAAAATGACATATACCCTAGTTTCATGTCATGCTCTTCTTGAAATTTCGGTTGATGACGTTTGCGAATATCCATAATGGCCGTCATATCGACTTCATTAAAGGTTGTTAGCATTGCCGTATTTTGCTGAACGTCCATAAGGCGATTGGCAATTGTTTGTCGCCGTCGTGACATTTTTATTTTTTCAATTGGCTTCTCTGAAGGATGAGGATGTTCTTGTTTATGTTCTGTTGGACTCGACGTTTTTTCTTCTTTTTCCGAATGGTTTTCAACATCCGGTTTTCTAACACGCCCGAGCGGATCTGTTGTTTTTACTCTTTCCAACGATAGCCCTTTTTCTCTTGCTAATTTCCTTGCTGCTGGTGAGGCAATCGGGTCATGAAATTTTTTCTTTTCTGTTTCTTGCTCGCTTTCACCACTGTTTGATTTTTTCACTTCGTCTGATTGTTGCTTTTCTTCGGTTGTACTCTCCTTTTCTGTCTCATCGATTAACGCGATTACTTCACCGACTTTTACCGTATCACCTTGTTCTTTTACTTGTTCTTTTATGATTCCAGATGCCTCTGCCGTAACCTCTATATTCACTTTATCTGTTTCCAGTTCTACAACATAATCCCCTTTTGACACAGAATCCCCAACTTCAACTAACCATTGAGCAATCGTTCCTTCTGAAATGGATTCTGCTAATTCAGGAACTTTAAGTTCTTTCATTTGCATCCTCTCCTCTTCTATTTCAATGACAACGCTTCAGTGACCATTCGCTCTTGTTCCTTTTTATGTGCAATCGAAGTTCCCTCTGCAGGACTTGAACGAGCAATCCGACCAACATAACGTATAGGTAAATCGGTCATTTCTTTTACATGTTGAAAAATATATGTCCACGCCCCCATATTTTTCGGTTCTTCTTGTACCCATATTATTTGGGTAACAGCAGGGAGCTGTTTAAGGAGTTCGCTAACTTGCTCTTTTGGAAATGGGTATAATTCCTCGATTCGAAGAATTTGTGTATGTTCACCTAAAGAAGGCGTTTCTGTTTTTTTCGTTTGAAGATCAACCGCCACTTTTCCACTTGCCAGCACAAGCGTTGTTGCCTGTTTGTTTGTGATTTGTCCTTGCTCGATAATAACCGGTTCAAATGCCCCTTTTGAAAATTGTTCATATGGAGATGCGGTTTGTTCATGGCGCAACAAACTTTTCGGGGTCATTACGACTAACGGCCTTACTTCCTCTTTTGTTAACATCGCGGCTTGACGTCGAAGCAAATGAAAATATTGAGAGGCCGTTGTCACATTGGCAATCGTCCAATTATGTTCTGCTGAAAGTTCCAAAAAACGCTCTATTCTAGCACTAGAATGTTCAGGCCCTTGCCCTTCATAACCATGTGGTAATAACATGACTATCCCAGATTTCTGGCCCCATTTCGCCCGACCTGATGATATGAATTGGTCTATTATCACTTGTGCTGCATTGGTAAAGTCTCCAAACTGAGCTTCCCAAATAACAAGTGTGGCTGGTGATTGGATATTGTATCCATATTCAAAACCGAGTACACCGGCTTCTGATAAAGGACTATTATAAATCGCAAAAGAAGCACTGTTTTGCAAAAGGTGCAACGGAGAATAAGACTGACCATTTTGATAATCATGCAGGACTAAATGACGGTGGGCAAATGTACCTCTTTCCACATCTTGACCTGTCATTCGTATTGGAATGCCATCTTGTAATATAGCCGCAAAAGCCAATGTTTCCGCGTGAGCCCAATCTACTTTTCCCCCGTCGGTAAAAGAGCGTTCTCTTCGTTTTAATATTTTCTCGAGTTTCGGAAAAACAGAAAATTGCTCTGGCCATTGTAACAATCTACTATTTATTTTTTGTAATTTTTCATACTGCACGTTTGTTGCCACTTGAGAAAATCCTTTTTTTACAACTTTTGGTGGAGATAATGTTGGAGATGACTGATTATCTACCTTTTCTATTTTTTCGTATGCTTGCTTCAGTTTCGCTTTTATTCTCTCCTCCATTTGTGCCATTGTTTCTTTTGTGACCAATCCTTCTTCCGTTAACGTTTGTGCATATTGTTTTCGGATGCTTGGATGTTTTTTTATTTGTTTATAAAGTGTCGGTTGTGTTGTTTGAGGTTCATCCATTTCATTGTGGCCATAGCGCCGAAGGCCAATTAAATCAATGACAAAGTCTTTATTAAATTTTTCTCGGTACAAATAAGCAAGCTTCATTGCCGCTACGCAAGCTTCTGGGTTCTCCGCATTGACGTGAACGATTGGTATTTCAAACCCTTTCGCTACATCACTCGCATATTTCGTTGAGCGCGAATCACTGCTTTCTGTCGTGAAGCCAATCCGGTTATTCGCAATAATGTGTATTGTTCCCCCTGTTTGATAACCTCTTAAACAACTTAAATTTAACGTCTCCTGTACAATTCCTTCACCAGGAAAGGCAGCATCACCATGAATTAAAATCGACACTGCTCGATTGACATCTTGCTTAGGAAATCCCGGCTCATCACTT
It contains:
- a CDS encoding 2-oxoglutarate dehydrogenase E1 component, which encodes MNQDPWQRFFGPNLGYVLERYEKYKEGDENVDPELKDLFERWGPPKESEQQVNKRESRQESQLETVVRAVQFAEAIRAQGHLAAKINPLTEDQVDNDQLFNEKRFNLSKSDLRALPGHILSPHLRLQNAEQVIARLKEVYTQSMAFEFEHVHVKEEKEWLTKTVESGDIFPALSKDEKVPLLERLIEVEEFETFLHQTFVGQKRFSIEGLDTLIPLLDEGIKKWVEAGINNIVIGMAHRGRLNVLAHILGKPYELIFSEFHHSPNKELVPSEGSVGINYGWTGDVKYHLGADRDIKKHSNQAHITLANNPSHLEFVNPVVLGYARAAQETSDEPGFPKQDVNRAVSILIHGDAAFPGEGIVQETLNLSCLRGYQTGGTIHIIANNRIGFTTESSDSRSTKYASDVAKGFEIPIVHVNAENPEACVAAMKLAYLYREKFNKDFVIDLIGLRRYGHNEMDEPQTTQPTLYKQIKKHPSIRKQYAQTLTEEGLVTKETMAQMEERIKAKLKQAYEKIEKVDNQSSPTLSPPKVVKKGFSQVATNVQYEKLQKINSRLLQWPEQFSVFPKLEKILKRRERSFTDGGKVDWAHAETLAFAAILQDGIPIRMTGQDVERGTFAHRHLVLHDYQNGQSYSPLHLLQNSASFAIYNSPLSEAGVLGFEYGYNIQSPATLVIWEAQFGDFTNAAQVIIDQFISSGRAKWGQKSGIVMLLPHGYEGQGPEHSSARIERFLELSAEHNWTIANVTTASQYFHLLRRQAAMLTKEEVRPLVVMTPKSLLRHEQTASPYEQFSKGAFEPVIIEQGQITNKQATTLVLASGKVAVDLQTKKTETPSLGEHTQILRIEELYPFPKEQVSELLKQLPAVTQIIWVQEEPKNMGAWTYIFQHVKEMTDLPIRYVGRIARSSPAEGTSIAHKKEQERMVTEALSLK
- the odhB gene encoding 2-oxoglutarate dehydrogenase complex dihydrolipoyllysine-residue succinyltransferase; this encodes MKELKVPELAESISEGTIAQWLVEVGDSVSKGDYVVELETDKVNIEVTAEASGIIKEQVKEQGDTVKVGEVIALIDETEKESTTEEKQQSDEVKKSNSGESEQETEKKKFHDPIASPAARKLAREKGLSLERVKTTDPLGRVRKPDVENHSEKEEKTSSPTEHKQEHPHPSEKPIEKIKMSRRRQTIANRLMDVQQNTAMLTTFNEVDMTAIMDIRKRHQPKFQEEHDMKLGYMSFFTKAIIAGLKKYPLLNAEIQGDDIIVKKHYDIGVAVSTEEGLVVPVVRDADRLDFASIEKEIARLAEKSREKKLSLSDLQGGTFTITNGGIFGSLLSTPILNTPQVGILGMHKIQWRPVAIDKEKMENRPMMYIALSYDHRIIDGKEAVSFLVKIKELLENPEVLLLQG